A window of Rosa rugosa chromosome 7, drRosRugo1.1, whole genome shotgun sequence genomic DNA:
CCCAATAATTACACGATGTTAATCAATTAGAGCAATGATTCATCAACAGAACAGCCAACAGATGAAACTGATTGTATGACTAACTTTAGTTCTCATAGTTCAGTTTCATATTCCTCATTAGTCAACTAATCTGTTTGTGACCGTAACATGCTTTATAATggtacaaaaataataaaacttTCCTGTCACGAATAGATTAGTCATCCAAAGGGACCTAGCTAGGCTTTGAACTGACTTGAAGATGGACAATTCCCAAccaaaaatgcataaatcaacATTCATTAGGAGATGTAATCACTAGAAGTTTTGGACAATAACTAACATCCTAGGCAcatacaaacatagaaattCTTTTCCTCATCAATCACTGAGTAGACTTCATTTAGAATATTTTAACATTGGTATGCATCTATTCCTCATATACAAGTGAGCTATACTAAATCTGGAAAGAGTACCTAAAGCTATTGCTTAACAACCAAGCAGAACAaataattggaaaaaaaaaaaaaaaaatcctattaAGCTGGAGCTTTTGGATTACCTTGACAGGAAAAGTGCCATGAGGCAGTTTAGTAGTCAAAAGCTCCCTGAGTCTCCTTATAGCCTTGACCTTGTTTGCTAAGATGTCTAGTAGGGGAAGAAGCTCATCTGTTTTCAGAGGGAAATCCGGTGTCAACCATAAGACAGGTCTCAAACCTTTTTTATACTCACTCTCATGCTTAGGTTCACTAgatcctttcttctttttcttcttactGCTTTTGTCTTTTCCCTTCTTGGCATCTGTCATATCATCTTTAGGAATTTCggatgatggtttttgatgatcATGTGGTTTCTGGTTGCCACCTTCTGGGGCCAACTTTGAGAACTTCTTCAAAAGCTTTGGATCTTCAGAATCATCATTTCCCTTTGAACTTTTCTTGTTCCAACCAAACCAACTCTTCTTGTCCTTACCAACACCGTTGGATTCACCATTCTCAAAGGTGCCTGAACTATTTTCATGGCTCTCAGTTACCCCACTATCATCGTCCTCACAAACACCATCAGAGTGTCCCATACGAAGTGCAGAATCCAACTGAATCTTCTCCTCAGCGGTTAATAcatcatcatattcatcatTGTCACCACCATTTGCCaccctttcttcatcatccaCTGCAAATAGCTCCTCATCTGTCATAGCCCCAGGAACCCGCCTAGACTTCACACTCACCATCACGTGAAGCATATCAAAAACTTTGGCCTTCCAATTTCCGACCATCTCAGTCTTCTCCTGTCGCCTCCAGGTTAAATGGGGAACAAGCTCAGCCTGAGTAACATCAATGCCTGGCCTATACATATTTGTTTGAGACATCAAGGCCACTTCATGGGCAACTTCAGCTTCAGTTGGTTGGGCACCAGCTCCTTCCAAAGCATTTGTGATTTCTTTCTCCTTATGTGCTAGAACAATCAAAGAACCAGGGGACAAATTCACATTACCATCCTCTGAAGAGTAGCCCTctccaagaaaaagaaatgttTGATCAGACCTTTGAATGCGAAACCCATCAAAACCAGCAAGAGTCATATCGGCACGGAGATTAGAGCCACGCTTCCAAATGCGGTAAGTATCTGAGGGGGCTATTCGACCAATAAACGGGATGACTGAGCTCTCAAAATGAAAAGTTATCTCCATGTAAAAATCACGAATACGGTTTGCAGAGGCAACAATACGGGGAAGTCTACGGCACCATTTGGCCCAGGCAAGCGGTTGGTAGTGCCGTGCAATAATCATAGCAATTGCTTCCTCTCTAGTGCACACTGCTTCTTGGAGAGCACTCCAACCATTCTCATTTTGAAGACTCCAATCAGCACCAGCAGCCATCAAAATCTCTGCTGAGTTTGGATCCCGGAGACGCACTGCAAGATGCAGAGGGGTCTCACGACCAGGAACATCACGACGATCAATGACAGCTGAGACAGAATCAGCTCGGAGCTCAGCCTCAAGAGACTCAGCTTCAGTGCTTACTTCACTAGCCTTGGCAAGCCGGGGGAGGGTAGAGATAATGCGCTTAAGGGCAGCATAGTCACGGCGAGCAACCGCCAAATGAGCTGGACTATGGGAATATTTGGAAAAATCTTCCATTGCTTATATATATTGCTTTACTATTCTCTCAGTTCCTAAGCTAATGTTCCATCCATTTTTGGTGAACTAAAGCTTTGGAACTCAAATCTAAATAGGTAGTACTCATACACTAAACTTCACAATTCTAAAAACCACAAACAACCACTTGGGGTTTTCTCACTACAGTTTAACCCCAATAATTCCAAAACCCAGATAATTTAACACAAACCCCCTCTCAAtaattcaattcaaattcaaatcacACTTGATTTCCTCACCATTGCCAAAGCTTTCACCACTTTTTCATCTCAATCTCCCGATCCTCAGCTCCACCAAGGCAGCCACAAAGCTCCAAATCTGTAAAAGAACacaaaagattcaaactttctaGCTCAAATCAGCACACAACAGTAAACCCATCAAAACCcacaaatcaaaaatcaaaactttctGCTTGGAAACAAAAACTGATTCACATAGCCACCATAATCTGCCTACATTTTCAAATCCCATCTCCCAAAACCCCCCATAATCTCACTTTTCTCCACACCCAAATCACAAATTGACTTTCTTGAACAAGAAAAATTCACctgagccaaaaaaaaaaaaaaaaagcaagaaacTTGGATTGGGTTTTGGAGTGAAAGCTCAGCTCTTTCTCTCTGGTGTGGGCTCCCAATTCAACTGTTGAATCAgtaagagaggagagagagatgatgaCGATGATATGGGTTGTGGGCTTCAATCCCACGGTTGGTGTCAGATAGGGGGATCCAACGGTCAGGATCTTGGTTCAAATCCTTGTGCCTGTCTATGTTCACTCACAAACTGTTTTAAGAGGACAAGACCCAACTCGGTACCTGACTCAGTGTTTCTCCCCCACCTCagatctctctctatctctcttgtTCTGTTTTTCCAGGTTGAAGTCTCTTCaattttgcttttgctctgtGTTTCGCAGCTTTAGAGCAAAGACTAGAGCTTTTGCCTAGCTTTGTGGGGTGAATTACTTACCTGCCATTCCAGTAGATGGTAAttaagtttctgtttttttaCATGGGAATGGTAAAAAAGCAGTTTCCATTTTAGAAAGTCGTTATTGCTATAATTGAATGAcagttattttgttttttgctgTGGAGGATGCACTGTTGCCATAGGTTAGGTAGTTTCAAAGTACGGTTTCAAACAGTCTGTACCCACTTTACAACTAACAATTTAATGTAAGGAGAGGAAAAGAATAAAGTTTGAGATCATTTATCAGATACTGAAAATTAAATCTAAATGTGAGtgattaaaatttaaaaaaaaaatcttgtgaAAACTGGAAGATGATTTACTCTCTGAAAAAACATGAGTACTAGGTATAGCGTTAGGTTTTGTTAGCTCATTTTTTGTGGAATCTAACACGACTAGGTTGGCAGCAAGTTTGGTGTTGACAGttaggccatgtttgtttccTAGAATctgggcattgggaaaggaaagtgtttcctttcctgcgtttgggacagccaaggaagggaaattggttcccaaatgaaaggaaaaagtggaggaaattggttcctccctccctccataggattcactttcccaatggaaaggaaaatgattcatttcctttccaccaaccaaacatggccttagtGATGTCACCGTAATCCAAATAAGGCGGCGATTACTTACCTCTTTCTTTTTATCTATGGGTGCTATCGTTAGGGTTAAGAGTGGCGGTCCATAGAATTTCAATCTATTTGGTTAAGCATTCGCAAACTTTGGTGTTGTGATTGTACGTGTAAAATGTATAAAGCATTCTTATTTCTAATGCAAACTCTTGCTTTTAACCGCAATGCGTTGATTTTTCTAGTGTAAAAATGGACTTTTTAATGCAATGAATAACGTAATAACAAAATACTATATTTATAGATTTGGAACAATATCTTGTAACTGAAAATTCTATAATACTTTGAAATAAAACAATCTTGTGTTTTCTTATCATTAgatctaattaaaaatgagtgGATATGGAGTATATCATATTCTTCGACGGAAATAATAGTAAATGATTGTAAATGAAGACGATTGTCGAAATAAACAATAGCAACTTAGACAAGAAGCAATGGGACTTGTTCAAAAAAAGCTTAACAATTAAACTAGAGAGCTTGGTGATCTTCATCATCTACATTGTCACCAAACACAACTTGACATATGTTTCCTTTCCAATGATTATGGCGTATATATATAATACCCTATTATTGTGTTTATGCCCCACTCATATTTCACTATATAGAGTAGTAGAGTGTGCAACTATGTAAAAGGGCAACCCTGTTGTTTAAAAATTAGGTAATAGGATTTGAGCAGCTGGCTTATTAGACTATAATTAATTTGGAAATTCGACAGTTAGCTAAGTTGCCAATATTAACTTTGCCTTAATTTACTCTAAAGAATTTGTATCACCCACTTACTATGAGGACAAGTTGGACCCATCTAAGCCTCACATGAAGTCTAACCTAACGACCAACATGATTCTCACGGCAACCAGTTGCATAAGTATAACAGTCGTGTAAGAAGTTTATGCATTGGAGTAGAAGTAAGAGGCTTTGACAAAGTCAGCAAAGATGTGAGGATGAGTGGCGCGTAAAGAGATAATGACAAATTATAAGTTAAGATACTAGAattttgaaaagtaaaataagcCACATTTCTTCGTCTTTGTGTTCAAGAATGAAACTTTCTCGATTCTCCATTGAGCAAAAGATTTCTAAGAATCTcttaccaaaataaaaaaaagatttcTAAGAATCAAACAACTCTGCTTTGGTTTTGATAGAGGTAAACAATGGTGAGGGAGGGAGTGAGTGAAGTGCTAAGAAGCAATGACAAATTGTTTGACGAATTACAAACTAAGATAATAACAAGTTAACAACTCAATTAGAAGCAAAATAAGTAGTCAAGTTTCATTGTTTTGAAGCAATGAAAACTCTCTTGATCGACCATTTATCACAAAATTTATAAGATTTTCACATCTTATACACAATACACAtcttttaattaaataaaaattattcttaATAACTacctttttattaatttcttagtttttttttttttcccttgtaTTTTATTAGCTAGtgtatatagttatatacaagCTAGCTAGGCCTTTGGTCCATATAGCCAGATCTGAGGCTGGCTGACCGTAGGATTTCATTGCTAGTGAATTTTATGTCCCTTGAAGCTTCTCAACTACTACTACTGCTTCACCACCGTGACTGAAACCCCACAGACTTCATTCTAAGTACATTTCTTGCTCTCCAATACCAGCAATGGAAGGAAGACTCGTATAATGATTCATATGGTCCCCTCCAGCATGTGGCTTCCAGGCTATGGCTCATTGGCTCATAACTAGAATTATATAaccttttgtttttgctttttcagaGTGAAAGCCCCCACACTCTGGCCATGGCAACAAAGAAGCTGGCACTTAATTGCTTTGCATGGTTCTCTGTGCTTTGTGACCACCTACAAGATGGCTTTGAACTTCGATGGCCTTCAAATTCAATTAAGACTCTCTGGGACTTTCGGACCTTTGGAGGGAGCCTTGCTGGTCCTAGTCAGACAGGTCCTTACAAGTAAGGTCACCTCCACATCAAAGTTTGGCTAGCTCATCAGAAGCACCGGCTAGCTGCACGTACTTTACTGGTATATGAAGTTATACACAGGCAACTGCCACTGTTTCATAATAAATCTAAATCAATGCTAAGGAATAGATCTATTCTTGAGAGGGGTCTTTTCAAAGTATTATATTTTTAGGAGGTATTGTGATGTTGCATTGTCGAGCTACTTCACGATATTTTCTAATATATAGTCAGAACGGTTCATCTTTTAAAGATCATCTTTGTAAAATAATGTCAAATTGGGAACCATTTGATTTGATCATCTGACTATGACCAATTGAATAGTCGAATACAACGTTCTTGATAAACAATGATAAATGATcttccaatatttttcttcagaACCACATTATTCGGAGTTTgtgaacaagaaagaaagacatGTATAATGGATAACCGCTGAAAAAATTATGATGATGATAATTATTTGGTAAAATGATTGTTGATTCGGATTCTAAAACACTGCAATCATAATGTGTTTGTCAGGAAATAGAAACATGATTTGAAATGATGTTATGATGGCAACCACGCTTGTACGTATGGCAACAAAGCCATaagtatttttaattttattcaaCAAAAAGGTATACGATAAGACATTTAG
This region includes:
- the LOC133720396 gene encoding uncharacterized protein LOC133720396, translating into MEDFSKYSHSPAHLAVARRDYAALKRIISTLPRLAKASEVSTEAESLEAELRADSVSAVIDRRDVPGRETPLHLAVRLRDPNSAEILMAAGADWSLQNENGWSALQEAVCTREEAIAMIIARHYQPLAWAKWCRRLPRIVASANRIRDFYMEITFHFESSVIPFIGRIAPSDTYRIWKRGSNLRADMTLAGFDGFRIQRSDQTFLFLGEGYSSEDGNVNLSPGSLIVLAHKEKEITNALEGAGAQPTEAEVAHEVALMSQTNMYRPGIDVTQAELVPHLTWRRQEKTEMVGNWKAKVFDMLHVMVSVKSRRVPGAMTDEELFAVDDEERVANGGDNDEYDDVLTAEEKIQLDSALRMGHSDGVCEDDDSGVTESHENSSGTFENGESNGVGKDKKSWFGWNKKSSKGNDDSEDPKLLKKFSKLAPEGGNQKPHDHQKPSSEIPKDDMTDAKKGKDKSSKKKKKKGSSEPKHESEYKKGLRPVLWLTPDFPLKTDELLPLLDILANKVKAIRRLRELLTTKLPHGTFPVKVAIPIVPTIRVLVTFTKFEELQPVEEFSTPLSSPAHFQDAKSKESEGSSSWISWMKGSRSGQSSDGDSHRYKDEVDPFLIPPDYTWVDANEKKRRMKAKKARSKKHRKHATAKSSDATHQANEDAEE